A single Methanocaldococcus bathoardescens DNA region contains:
- the amrS gene encoding AmmeMemoRadiSam system radical SAM enzyme — translation MREAMFYEKLDDNKVRCNICPRRCIIKEGERGFCWNRENINGTLYAVGYGKICSLAIDPIEKKPLFHFYPTSQVVSLATGGCNFRCLHCQNWTISQFPPDEIPYREMTPEEIVEVAIRYNCPGISYTYTEPTVYYEFMYDTSVVAREKGLFNVMITNGYIEKEPLKALPVDAMNIDIKGNADFYKKVCKATIEPVLETCKLAKKLGIHVEITNLIVPGYNDNIDDLLFIIHFVRDELGKDTPLHFSRFHPDYKLTDILSTPIETLEMARNLAIEEGLKYVYIGNVPGHEGENTYCPNCGALLIERYIFNAKIINLDVETGRCKICGEKIDIIL, via the coding sequence ATGAGAGAAGCAATGTTTTATGAAAAATTAGATGACAATAAAGTTAGGTGCAATATTTGTCCAAGGCGTTGTATTATAAAAGAGGGGGAGAGGGGTTTTTGTTGGAATAGAGAAAATATAAATGGAACTTTATATGCTGTTGGATATGGAAAAATTTGCTCATTAGCGATAGACCCAATAGAAAAAAAGCCATTATTTCATTTCTATCCAACATCTCAAGTAGTTTCTTTAGCTACTGGTGGCTGTAATTTTAGATGCTTGCATTGTCAAAATTGGACAATTTCTCAATTTCCACCAGATGAAATTCCTTATAGGGAGATGACACCAGAAGAGATTGTTGAAGTTGCTATAAGATACAACTGTCCAGGAATATCATACACTTATACTGAACCAACAGTATATTATGAGTTCATGTATGATACTTCAGTTGTAGCAAGAGAGAAAGGGTTATTTAATGTAATGATTACCAATGGTTATATAGAGAAAGAGCCATTAAAAGCTCTTCCAGTGGATGCAATGAATATAGATATTAAAGGAAATGCTGATTTTTATAAGAAAGTTTGTAAAGCTACGATAGAGCCAGTATTAGAAACATGTAAATTAGCAAAAAAATTGGGAATACATGTAGAAATAACAAATTTAATTGTTCCAGGTTATAATGACAATATAGATGACTTGTTATTTATAATACACTTTGTAAGAGATGAGTTAGGAAAAGATACTCCTTTGCATTTTTCAAGGTTTCATCCTGACTATAAATTAACTGATATCCTATCAACACCTATAGAAACCTTAGAGATGGCAAGAAATTTGGCTATTGAAGAGGGACTTAAGTATGTTTATATTGGAAATGTTCCAGGGCATGAAGGTGAAAACACATATTGTCCAAATTGTGGGGCTTTGTTAATAGAAAGGTATATATTCAACGCCAAGATAATTAATTTAGATGTAGAAACAGGAAGATGTAAAATTTGTGGGGAGAAGATTGACATAATCTTATAA
- a CDS encoding chorismate pyruvate-lyase family protein, with protein sequence MIIYKEISKLNKKFRLLNEEKILLGTDGSVTNILEILFEDICKVETINQKIVDNTNYREVILKVNDIPLVYAISKTPFKNIEEENLREEIKKDLLSADIPIGKIIRKYNLETRREIKSIGIAEVDERLKTLLKTNYNQLPKRTYNIIYKNKILMEITEIFAIRGKL encoded by the coding sequence ATGATTATTTATAAGGAAATATCAAAACTAAATAAAAAATTTCGTTTGCTGAATGAAGAAAAAATACTTTTAGGGACTGATGGAAGCGTAACAAATATTTTAGAGATATTATTTGAGGATATTTGTAAAGTTGAGACAATTAATCAAAAGATTGTTGATAATACAAACTATAGGGAAGTTATTCTTAAAGTTAATGATATTCCATTAGTTTATGCTATATCAAAAACACCTTTTAAAAATATTGAGGAAGAAAATCTTAGGGAAGAAATAAAAAAGGATTTACTCTCTGCGGATATTCCAATAGGTAAGATTATAAGAAAATACAACTTAGAAACCAGAAGAGAAATTAAATCTATAGGAATCGCTGAAGTTGATGAAAGATTAAAAACCCTTTTAAAAACAAACTACAACCAATTACCAAAAAGAACATATAATATAATATACAAAAATAAAATATTGATGGAAATTACTGAAATTTTTGCTATTAGAGGAAAATTATGA
- a CDS encoding M24 family metallopeptidase, with protein sequence MNNRIKRFLKYMESEGIKKAVVLKKENINYFLGKYFMSFSVLVFEEQPYLYVGKLDKDYAEEVFNFLEIKEFKSWEEIFKGCDGIERELPIGYLKYIDKDYKIISDKIKELRMIKDKEEIELIKKAAEISDKAITWVYNNLDNVKNLNEYELVAEIEYIMKKHGSIKPAFDSIVVSGKKTSFPHALPTKDKIKDVLLIDIGAVYDGYCSDITRTFLLKDDEEMRKIYNLVYEAKKIAEEHLKEGISAKQIDNIVREFFGDYKELFIHSLGHGVGLEVHEEPRLSNKLKDDEDVILKEGMVVTIEPGLYLKNKFGVRIEDLYLIKKNGFEKLSKAEIPEY encoded by the coding sequence ATGAATAATAGAATTAAGAGATTTTTAAAATATATGGAAAGTGAAGGTATAAAAAAGGCAGTGGTTTTAAAGAAAGAGAACATAAACTACTTCTTAGGAAAATATTTTATGAGTTTCTCTGTCTTAGTTTTTGAAGAACAGCCTTACTTATATGTTGGAAAACTTGATAAAGATTATGCTGAAGAAGTTTTTAATTTTTTAGAAATTAAAGAGTTTAAAAGCTGGGAAGAGATATTTAAAGGATGTGATGGAATTGAAAGAGAATTACCAATTGGTTATTTAAAATATATTGATAAAGATTATAAAATAATATCCGACAAAATTAAAGAGCTGAGAATGATTAAAGATAAAGAAGAAATAGAATTAATTAAAAAGGCCGCTGAGATTAGTGATAAAGCCATAACTTGGGTTTATAATAATTTAGATAACGTTAAAAATTTAAATGAATATGAATTAGTGGCTGAGATAGAATATATTATGAAAAAACATGGTTCAATAAAACCTGCATTTGATTCCATTGTAGTTTCTGGTAAAAAAACTTCTTTCCCTCATGCTTTGCCTACAAAAGATAAGATAAAGGATGTTTTATTAATTGACATTGGGGCAGTTTATGATGGCTATTGTTCAGATATAACAAGAACATTTTTATTAAAAGATGATGAAGAGATGAGAAAAATCTATAATTTAGTTTATGAAGCAAAAAAAATTGCTGAAGAGCATTTAAAAGAGGGAATATCAGCTAAACAAATTGATAACATAGTTAGAGAGTTCTTTGGTGATTATAAAGAGCTATTTATCCACTCTTTAGGGCATGGTGTTGGATTAGAAGTTCATGAAGAGCCAAGATTATCAAATAAATTAAAAGACGATGAAGATGTTATTTTAAAAGAAGGGATGGTTGTAACTATTGAGCCAGGATTGTATTTAAAAAATAAATTTGGTGTAAGGATAGAAGATTTATATTTAATTAAAAAGAATGGATTTGAAAAATTAAGCAAAGCGGAAATTCCTGAATATTAA
- a CDS encoding permease, translating to MLQIVYKFLLNFWNFLNELAVYIIIGLLIAGILKYFLPDDFIRKHLGSSTSLSVIKSVLFGIPLPICSCSVIPIGVSLKKSGASSASVLSFLIATPVTGIDSIFVTYAVFGGIFTAFRVLSSVFISLFAGILGNIFIKENEEVKEKRKVKRKIKKKNLKNAIKEIINYSFNELFSPLAKPLLYGIILGAIISLIPIDISSYVDNLFLQYILVLLLSVPIYVCSISSIPIALSLISIGFSPGSALIFLTTGPATNIVTMTTIYEIFGKKALAIYLSSIIIGSFLFAFLFDYLIGDIGVKTAIITPHHLHISEIFALILLILIIYHLIKQWKK from the coding sequence ATGCTACAAATAGTTTATAAATTTCTTTTAAACTTTTGGAATTTCTTAAATGAATTGGCAGTTTATATAATAATTGGGCTGTTAATAGCTGGAATTCTTAAATATTTTTTACCAGATGATTTTATTAGAAAACATCTTGGAAGTTCTACTTCATTATCAGTTATAAAAAGTGTTTTATTTGGTATTCCTTTACCTATCTGTTCCTGTTCAGTTATTCCAATAGGCGTTTCTTTAAAAAAGAGTGGAGCAAGCTCTGCCTCTGTTTTATCTTTTCTAATAGCAACTCCTGTAACTGGAATTGATTCCATATTTGTAACTTATGCTGTCTTTGGGGGAATTTTTACAGCTTTTAGAGTTTTATCATCTGTTTTTATATCCCTATTTGCTGGAATTTTAGGGAATATTTTTATCAAAGAGAATGAAGAAGTAAAAGAAAAAAGAAAGGTAAAAAGAAAAATAAAAAAGAAAAATTTAAAAAATGCGATTAAAGAGATTATTAACTACTCATTTAACGAGCTTTTTTCACCATTAGCAAAGCCATTATTATATGGGATTATTCTTGGGGCTATAATCTCTCTAATTCCTATAGATATCTCATCCTATGTAGATAATTTGTTTCTGCAGTATATTTTGGTTTTATTATTATCAGTTCCAATTTATGTTTGTTCAATATCTTCAATCCCTATAGCTCTATCTCTCATCTCAATTGGTTTCTCGCCAGGCTCAGCTTTGATATTTTTAACTACTGGGCCGGCAACGAATATTGTAACTATGACAACAATTTATGAAATATTTGGAAAAAAGGCATTAGCAATTTATTTATCCAGCATAATTATTGGTAGTTTTTTATTTGCATTTTTATTTGATTATCTTATAGGAGATATAGGTGTTAAAACAGCTATTATTACACCTCATCATTTACATATAAGTGAGATATTTGCACTTATTCTTCTTATCTTAATAATTTATCATTTAATTAAACAATGGAAAAAATAA
- a CDS encoding DUF366 family protein gives MDFEVYDTEYMSIIFVKDKLDYTGKEIEPLWAFKTFDVQKDNVVVFRGKMEVSAKNMKDLKDIKREKEIKVPIKSEDAINFVVEHFDAIDLKTIYLRQRLLVFIAKEVIESYNVKLKRDGDDLYFEDKKLSVCIACKGTVSAKIHLGINVKSKGAEHVKIVGLEDLGVKNVDEVMRKIAIKYAEEIDKIERDLRKTLPLI, from the coding sequence ATGGATTTTGAAGTTTATGATACTGAATACATGTCTATAATCTTTGTTAAAGACAAATTGGATTATACTGGAAAAGAGATAGAGCCATTATGGGCATTTAAAACCTTTGATGTTCAGAAAGATAATGTTGTAGTTTTTAGAGGAAAGATGGAAGTTTCTGCAAAAAATATGAAGGATTTGAAAGATATTAAGAGAGAAAAAGAAATAAAAGTCCCAATAAAATCAGAAGATGCTATAAATTTTGTTGTAGAGCATTTTGATGCCATTGATTTAAAGACAATATATTTAAGGCAGAGATTATTGGTTTTTATAGCAAAAGAGGTTATTGAAAGTTATAATGTAAAGCTAAAAAGAGATGGAGATGATTTATATTTTGAGGATAAAAAATTATCTGTTTGTATTGCATGTAAAGGAACTGTTTCAGCAAAAATACATTTGGGGATAAATGTCAAATCAAAAGGAGCAGAGCATGTTAAAATTGTTGGATTGGAAGATTTAGGGGTAAAAAATGTTGATGAAGTTATGAGAAAGATAGCAATTAAATATGCTGAAGAAATAGATAAGATTGAGAGAGATTTGAGAAAGACGCTTCCATTAATATAA
- a CDS encoding radical SAM protein translates to MIILRNEICDKLEEIVKNLKIVKHCIGCEGINLEIENPYHHPSIELTQKCNLNCIYCYSRLKNVKRGIYGNLEEAEAVTISQYGEPLLDLEGVKKGIEFCKDLGLRVDLQTNGILLNEEMIKEFKDLGLDLIMISLSSFSNEKYKLLTGKDYFDRVLNNIKIASKYLHTIVRAIYIPGFNDNELLNLAKELNGYADEIMVHQLISYKENENLLKNAGIDLNNLGRIRDLLLIVDEMQKNAPKINVTIKGCLLVQLKEMDGFILNNITYDVFSEVPDIKREYSPLPW, encoded by the coding sequence ATGATAATTTTAAGAAATGAGATTTGCGATAAATTGGAAGAAATAGTTAAGAATTTAAAGATAGTTAAACACTGCATTGGCTGTGAGGGAATAAACTTAGAAATAGAAAATCCCTATCATCATCCATCAATAGAATTAACACAAAAGTGTAATTTAAACTGTATTTATTGTTATTCAAGGCTGAAAAATGTAAAAAGAGGAATTTATGGAAATTTAGAAGAGGCAGAGGCAGTTACTATATCTCAGTATGGAGAACCTCTATTAGATTTGGAAGGAGTAAAAAAGGGAATAGAGTTTTGTAAAGATTTGGGGCTGAGAGTTGATTTACAGACAAATGGAATTTTATTAAATGAAGAGATGATAAAAGAGTTTAAAGATTTAGGTTTAGATTTGATAATGATTAGTTTAAGCTCTTTTAGTAATGAAAAGTATAAATTATTGACTGGAAAAGATTATTTTGATAGAGTTTTAAATAATATAAAAATTGCTTCCAAGTATTTGCATACAATTGTTAGAGCAATTTATATTCCAGGATTTAATGATAATGAACTCTTAAATTTAGCTAAAGAGCTTAACGGCTATGCTGATGAGATTATGGTTCATCAGCTTATTTCATACAAAGAGAACGAAAATCTTTTAAAAAATGCTGGAATAGATTTGAATAATTTGGGAAGAATCAGAGATTTACTTTTAATAGTTGATGAAATGCAAAAAAATGCACCTAAAATTAATGTTACTATTAAAGGATGCCTATTGGTTCAATTAAAGGAAATGGATGGTTTTATATTAAACAATATAACTTATGATGTATTCTCTGAAGTTCCAGATATTAAAAGAGAATATAGTCCTTTACCATGGTGA
- a CDS encoding methanogenesis marker 17 protein, whose protein sequence is MAEIIVHCEDKAGKEIYTKVIQTALEDLLLGKSIIRVEFIAKEKEPYFILGVLPKPTRKIIKLRDFAEIVEQKKENDKIIYKLKITDETYVPHLLRKIHVIDQPSRFEIITDSDIDLDMEVYDTSKDFIDKVMDFMNRVFPEGMRVRNTYVGRAIVSVASERPLKPEEDEEALKLKEKLETMNIAGYY, encoded by the coding sequence ATGGCTGAGATAATTGTTCATTGTGAAGATAAAGCTGGGAAAGAGATTTATACAAAAGTTATACAAACAGCGTTGGAAGATTTACTGTTAGGAAAATCAATAATTAGAGTTGAATTTATTGCTAAAGAAAAAGAACCATATTTTATATTGGGGGTTCTGCCAAAACCAACAAGAAAAATTATTAAACTGAGAGATTTTGCTGAAATTGTAGAGCAAAAAAAAGAAAATGATAAAATAATATACAAGCTAAAAATTACTGATGAAACTTATGTTCCACACTTATTAAGAAAGATACATGTTATAGACCAGCCGTCAAGGTTTGAAATTATTACAGATTCGGATATTGACTTAGATATGGAAGTTTATGATACAAGCAAAGATTTTATAGATAAAGTAATGGATTTTATGAATAGGGTATTTCCAGAAGGAATGAGAGTTAGAAACACTTATGTAGGGAGAGCCATAGTTTCTGTAGCTTCAGAAAGACCTTTAAAACCTGAAGAAGATGAAGAAGCTTTAAAATTAAAGGAAAAATTGGAGACGATGAATATTGCTGGATACTACTAA
- a CDS encoding methanogenesis marker 15 protein, translating into MVKIALLTCGAEWSGVYHEIEKAAQKVGGELIFPEVDLSYIDEVEERLGFKVGSANLKLMFARAMSIIEGNTDAEAVFIATCFRCAEGALVRNEVRKLIQQNTNLPVVMYSFTERTKASELLTRMEALTTIVERKSLLARKKQEGISLGIDSGSTTTKAVVMIDDEVAGTGWIYTKDVIESAKEAVDNALKEAGISLDQVETIGTTGYGRYTVGKYFNADLIQEELTVNSKGAAYLADKQEGEATVIDIGGMDNKAISLYDAIPDGFTMGGICAGASGRFFEITARRLGVSLQELGELAAKGDWRKINMNSYCIVFGIQDLVTALAEGAKAEDVAAAAAHSVAEQVFEQQLQEVDVRDPVILVGGSSLLKGLVIAMEEVLGRKVIVPRYSQLIGAVGAALLSSGFRYKKIKA; encoded by the coding sequence ATGGTAAAGATTGCCTTATTAACATGTGGAGCAGAGTGGAGCGGTGTTTATCACGAAATTGAAAAAGCAGCACAAAAGGTTGGTGGAGAACTTATTTTCCCTGAAGTTGATTTATCATATATCGATGAAGTTGAAGAGAGATTGGGGTTTAAAGTTGGCTCAGCTAATTTAAAATTGATGTTTGCAAGAGCAATGTCAATTATTGAAGGAAATACAGATGCTGAAGCAGTATTTATAGCTACATGTTTTAGATGTGCTGAAGGAGCTTTGGTTAGGAATGAGGTAAGAAAACTTATCCAACAAAACACAAATTTGCCAGTAGTTATGTATTCATTCACTGAAAGAACAAAGGCATCTGAGTTATTAACAAGAATGGAGGCATTAACTACAATTGTTGAGAGAAAATCTTTATTAGCAAGAAAGAAGCAGGAAGGAATAAGTTTAGGTATTGATAGTGGTTCTACAACAACAAAGGCAGTTGTTATGATAGATGATGAAGTTGCAGGGACAGGATGGATTTACACAAAGGATGTTATTGAGTCTGCTAAAGAAGCAGTTGATAATGCACTAAAAGAAGCTGGCATATCATTAGACCAAGTTGAAACTATAGGGACTACAGGATATGGAAGATATACAGTTGGAAAATACTTTAACGCTGATTTAATACAAGAAGAGCTAACAGTTAACTCAAAAGGAGCTGCATATTTAGCTGATAAACAGGAAGGGGAAGCAACTGTTATTGACATTGGAGGGATGGATAACAAAGCTATCTCTCTATATGATGCCATTCCAGATGGTTTTACAATGGGAGGAATCTGTGCTGGGGCAAGTGGTAGATTCTTTGAAATTACTGCAAGAAGATTAGGAGTTTCTTTACAAGAGCTTGGAGAATTAGCGGCTAAGGGAGATTGGAGAAAGATAAATATGAACAGCTACTGTATCGTCTTTGGTATTCAGGATTTAGTTACTGCATTAGCTGAAGGGGCTAAAGCTGAAGATGTAGCAGCTGCAGCAGCTCACTCAGTTGCTGAGCAAGTGTTTGAGCAACAATTACAGGAAGTTGATGTTAGGGACCCAGTTATATTAGTTGGAGGAAGTAGTTTGCTGAAGGGTTTAGTTATAGCTATGGAAGAAGTTTTGGGAAGAAAGGTTATTGTTCCAAGATATTCCCAGCTAATTGGAGCTGTTGGAGCCGCTTTATTATCTTCAGGATTCAGATATAAGAAGATAAAGGCATAA
- a CDS encoding AIR synthase related protein → MENFEYELKMAIEHILETNYPRKAFWHFDDLIDDLKSGIKAGDDAVVIKNMVINIEGPYPLKLGAKTALIHTACDVVAMGAKPKFALNAIQAKNEDEIKLAVDGLRKQSIGLEIPIIGGNTQTVEELKSCISVAVFGELIDENLIIRDGGAKEGDLLIMLGDPVEGDIGERIYKAKKKFDTYLEILENGIKINACKDASRGGWLGNLLEMLIKAKKGAEIKSLPYPRATRYLGTYILAIPEKEYNKVVDIALKNKCPVVLFGRILEKPKLIIGTKEYISENKMLELIKKFPYKY, encoded by the coding sequence ATGGAAAATTTTGAATACGAGCTAAAAATGGCTATAGAGCATATATTGGAAACAAACTATCCAAGAAAGGCATTTTGGCACTTTGATGATTTAATTGATGATTTAAAAAGTGGAATTAAAGCTGGAGATGATGCAGTAGTTATAAAAAATATGGTCATTAATATAGAAGGCCCATATCCCTTAAAATTGGGGGCTAAAACAGCTTTAATTCATACAGCATGTGATGTAGTGGCAATGGGGGCTAAGCCAAAATTTGCATTAAATGCTATTCAAGCAAAGAACGAAGATGAGATAAAATTAGCAGTTGATGGTTTAAGAAAACAAAGCATAGGTTTAGAGATTCCAATAATTGGAGGAAACACTCAAACAGTTGAAGAGTTAAAATCATGTATTTCAGTAGCTGTTTTTGGAGAGTTGATTGATGAAAATTTGATAATAAGAGATGGAGGGGCTAAGGAAGGAGATTTATTAATTATGCTCGGAGACCCTGTAGAAGGAGATATTGGGGAAAGAATTTATAAAGCAAAGAAAAAATTTGATACATATTTAGAAATCTTAGAGAATGGAATAAAAATAAACGCATGTAAGGATGCATCGAGGGGAGGGTGGTTAGGAAATCTATTAGAGATGTTAATTAAGGCAAAGAAAGGGGCTGAGATAAAATCTCTTCCATATCCAAGAGCTACAAGGTATTTGGGAACTTATATATTGGCAATTCCAGAGAAAGAATATAATAAAGTAGTGGATATCGCATTAAAAAATAAATGTCCAGTAGTATTGTTTGGTAGAATATTAGAAAAACCAAAGCTGATTATAGGCACAAAGGAATATATATCTGAAAATAAAATGTTAGAATTAATAAAAAAATTTCCATATAAATATTAA